A window of Lentibacillus sp. Marseille-P4043 contains these coding sequences:
- a CDS encoding DUF2179 domain-containing protein — MLSNAYVMVAIILVINIVYVTFSTMRMILTLKGRRYLAAFVSMFEIVVYVLGLGLVLDNLNEVQNIIAYAVGFGLGVIVGTKIEEKLALGYITVNVISSNPDIDFTRKLRDKGYGVTSWFAYGMDGDRLAMQILTPRKYELRLYESIKTIDPKAFIISYEPKQIHGGFWVKQVRRGRLGKNRNTVGSMPGAPQTPKDTPGETTE, encoded by the coding sequence TTGCTTAGTAATGCTTATGTAATGGTTGCCATTATTCTTGTAATTAATATTGTTTATGTTACGTTTTCAACAATGCGGATGATCTTGACGCTGAAAGGTCGTAGGTATTTAGCCGCGTTTGTCAGTATGTTTGAAATTGTTGTTTACGTGTTAGGTTTAGGTCTAGTGCTCGATAATTTAAATGAAGTCCAAAATATTATTGCTTATGCGGTTGGTTTTGGACTTGGTGTTATTGTTGGAACAAAAATTGAAGAGAAGCTTGCACTGGGATACATAACCGTAAATGTTATTTCATCCAATCCGGATATTGACTTCACCCGTAAATTGCGGGATAAAGGATACGGTGTGACGAGTTGGTTCGCTTATGGTATGGATGGAGATCGTCTGGCAATGCAAATTCTCACACCTCGAAAATACGAGCTAAGGCTGTATGAGTCGATTAAAACGATTGATCCAAAAGCATTTATTATTTCATATGAGCCGAAACAAATTCATGGCGGCTTTTGGGTGAAACAAGTACGGAGGGGACGTCTGGGCAAGAACCGGAATACTGTTGGTAGCATGCCAGGTGCTCCGCAAACACCAAAAGATACACCTGGGGAGACAACAGAATAA
- a CDS encoding Hsp20/alpha crystallin family protein, translating to MMDPFSQMTDWKKNMDSFFGENFWNEFEGIIKPIIPQINMYQTENEIMCIISIPGLTDLNKVDIYVDYTKLDINGVIDISQSGGTVIKEEILQGVFDRTINLPFPVRSDKMEARYKDGLVFLQLHRLFSDASSKHRVAVKLLEEN from the coding sequence ATGATGGACCCGTTCAGTCAAATGACCGATTGGAAAAAGAACATGGATAGTTTTTTTGGTGAGAACTTTTGGAACGAATTCGAAGGCATTATAAAACCTATTATTCCACAAATTAACATGTATCAAACGGAAAATGAAATTATGTGCATTATCAGTATTCCCGGACTAACCGATTTAAACAAAGTTGATATCTATGTCGATTATACAAAATTAGATATTAATGGGGTTATTGATATCAGCCAAAGCGGGGGGACTGTAATAAAAGAAGAAATTTTACAAGGCGTATTTGACAGAACAATTAACTTACCATTTCCAGTACGTTCAGATAAAATGGAAGCACGTTATAAAGATGGACTTGTATTCCTGCAGTTACATCGGTTATTTTCGGATGCCAGCAGTAAACATAGAGTTGCTGTAAAATTACTGGAAGAAAATTGA